One window of Sphingomonas sp. KC8 genomic DNA carries:
- a CDS encoding 3-deoxy-manno-octulosonate cytidylyltransferase, translating to MTASSASSAVSIIIPARFQSTRYPGKPLAPIRGATGVAKPLIQRSYEAACAVAGAGSVHVATDDSQVAAAAGAFGASVIMTPESCANGTERVAAALAGLPDITEILINFQGDALLTPPAFVDALIAHMTAHPECPVSTVAVRCTPTAYQHLLADQAAGRSGGTTVVVDALGRALYFSKRVIPFIAPGSHAEIDCPVLMHLGLYAYRRPALRAYQAAAPSPAEGHEGLEQLRFLHHGVPMTVITCDPPGWDVIELNNPTDMAPIEAILAARDMI from the coding sequence ATGACAGCGTCGAGCGCGTCTTCCGCAGTTTCCATTATCATCCCGGCGCGTTTCCAGTCGACGCGATATCCGGGCAAGCCGCTTGCACCCATTCGTGGTGCGACCGGGGTGGCCAAGCCGCTGATCCAGCGCAGCTATGAAGCGGCATGTGCGGTGGCGGGCGCCGGATCGGTTCATGTCGCGACCGACGATTCCCAGGTCGCGGCGGCAGCGGGCGCCTTTGGCGCATCGGTGATCATGACCCCCGAAAGTTGCGCCAACGGCACCGAACGGGTTGCCGCGGCGCTTGCCGGCCTGCCCGACATCACCGAAATTCTGATAAACTTTCAAGGGGATGCGCTGCTGACGCCGCCCGCGTTCGTGGACGCGTTGATCGCGCATATGACGGCCCATCCGGAATGCCCGGTATCGACCGTCGCTGTGCGCTGTACGCCGACGGCCTATCAGCACCTGTTGGCCGATCAGGCGGCGGGCCGCAGCGGGGGAACAACCGTCGTCGTCGATGCGTTGGGACGGGCGCTCTATTTCTCGAAACGGGTGATCCCCTTCATCGCGCCGGGGAGCCACGCGGAGATTGATTGCCCGGTGTTGATGCATCTCGGCCTCTATGCCTATCGCCGCCCGGCGCTTCGCGCGTACCAGGCGGCTGCGCCGTCGCCGGCCGAAGGGCATGAAGGGCTGGAGCAGTTGCGCTTCCTGCATCATGGCGTGCCGATGACCGTCATTACCTGCGATCCGCCCGGATGGGATGTGATCGAACTCAACAATCCGACCGACATGGCGCCGATCGAGGCGATCCTTGCTGCGCGAGATATGATTTGA
- the kdsA gene encoding 3-deoxy-8-phosphooctulonate synthase — MRIAGQDVGRGHPIFLIAGPCVIESEALALRVAEALRGIADRLGLFLVYKSSFDKANRSSGASYRGPGEQEGLRILEKVRAEIGLPLLTDIHTPEQARAAADVVDIIQTPAFLARQTDLIVAAAATGKPLNIKKAQFMAPADMQQVVTKAQAAAAGAGVTQNTVLLTERGTTFGYNNLVVDMRGLAIMAETGCPVIFDATHAVQLPGGLGDRSGGDRRFVPLLARAAVAAGIDGLFMETHPDPDKALSDGPNAWPLDGLEALLRSLLALRAATADHPM, encoded by the coding sequence ATGCGTATCGCGGGACAAGATGTTGGACGCGGCCACCCGATTTTCCTGATCGCCGGCCCGTGCGTGATCGAATCCGAGGCGCTGGCGCTGCGCGTGGCCGAAGCGCTGCGCGGCATCGCTGACCGGCTGGGGCTGTTCCTCGTCTACAAGAGCAGTTTCGACAAGGCGAACCGCAGCTCGGGGGCGTCCTATCGCGGCCCGGGCGAACAGGAAGGCCTGCGCATTCTGGAAAAGGTGCGCGCCGAAATCGGGCTGCCGCTGCTTACCGACATCCATACGCCCGAACAGGCGCGCGCGGCCGCCGACGTGGTCGATATCATCCAGACGCCGGCCTTCCTGGCGCGCCAGACCGATCTGATCGTGGCGGCAGCGGCAACGGGCAAGCCGCTCAACATCAAGAAGGCGCAGTTCATGGCGCCGGCCGACATGCAGCAGGTCGTCACCAAGGCGCAGGCCGCCGCTGCCGGCGCGGGTGTGACGCAGAACACAGTGCTGCTGACCGAACGTGGTACGACCTTTGGCTATAATAACCTTGTCGTCGACATGCGTGGGCTTGCAATCATGGCGGAAACCGGCTGCCCGGTGATCTTTGACGCGACCCATGCCGTGCAGCTGCCCGGCGGGTTGGGCGATCGTTCGGGTGGTGACCGCAGGTTCGTCCCGCTGCTGGCGCGCGCGGCGGTTGCAGCGGGGATCGACGGGCTGTTCATGGAAACCCATCCCGATCCCGACAAGGCCCTGTCGGACGGCCCCAATGCGTGGCCGCTTGATGGGCTGGAAGCCTTGCTGCGGTCGTTGCTGGCGCTTCGCGCGGCGACCGCGGATCACCCAATGTGA
- a CDS encoding capsular polysaccharide export protein, LipB/KpsS family: MDPAPRPIGAAGIGTALQAIRKARVGGAFWAAQPDFDGARKLVARPANIDQARAMLTRATAEGMRDQLVLWLPSATVAALPDLAGVPAIIGPCDPWHVIDKAGALWLDSDDSIALLARIAERPVSIWGQGRFAALTDGDAAMVERVATEQLLGCARYRCPFTGRDADLAETIDLLDYWRRLIDANRPIALGAGFARWKREMVAPLLWNGSDPVRFVAATADALADVASDQAVALWKSRVPQAFLDAVEARGLAVHEVEDGFIRSSGLGANCVPPLSIAVDRLGVHFDPQRPSELERILEEDDFPADFLDRAERLQRTILASGISKYGVARKAVARPAGSRRHVLVTGQVEDDRSVLTGGADVGGNLGLLQRVRAEEPDAFIIYKPHPDILAGHRKGAVPATQAAEYVDLIIEDAPISAMLDMVDSVHVMTSLAGFEALIRGKAVTTHGVPFYAGWGLTRDLGVVPARRTRHRSIMELIAAVLLVYPRYVDPMTRLPCPPEILIERLVAGVRRQSWPTVTFRRLQGAVMRRISRVAAA; this comes from the coding sequence GTGGATCCCGCGCCTCGGCCGATCGGGGCGGCCGGCATCGGTACTGCCCTTCAGGCAATCCGCAAGGCGCGGGTGGGCGGCGCCTTCTGGGCGGCGCAGCCTGATTTCGACGGCGCGCGTAAACTGGTTGCCCGTCCGGCCAATATCGATCAGGCACGGGCGATGCTGACGCGGGCGACCGCCGAAGGAATGCGCGATCAGCTGGTGCTGTGGCTGCCGTCGGCGACGGTGGCGGCGTTGCCCGATCTGGCCGGCGTGCCGGCGATAATCGGCCCGTGCGATCCCTGGCATGTGATCGATAAGGCCGGGGCATTATGGCTGGATTCCGACGATTCCATCGCCTTGCTGGCGCGGATCGCGGAGCGGCCGGTATCGATTTGGGGCCAGGGCCGGTTTGCGGCGCTGACGGACGGCGATGCGGCCATGGTCGAGCGCGTCGCCACCGAACAATTGCTTGGGTGCGCGCGATATCGCTGCCCGTTCACCGGCCGCGATGCGGATCTGGCCGAAACGATTGATTTGCTGGATTACTGGCGCAGGTTGATCGATGCCAACCGGCCGATCGCGCTGGGCGCAGGCTTTGCCCGCTGGAAGCGGGAAATGGTGGCGCCCCTTTTATGGAATGGTTCCGACCCGGTTCGCTTCGTCGCGGCGACGGCGGATGCGCTGGCGGACGTGGCTTCCGATCAGGCGGTGGCACTGTGGAAATCGCGTGTCCCGCAGGCTTTTCTCGATGCGGTCGAGGCCAGAGGCTTGGCGGTTCACGAGGTTGAGGACGGCTTCATCCGATCGAGCGGGCTTGGCGCGAATTGCGTGCCGCCGCTGTCGATCGCCGTCGACCGGCTGGGCGTTCATTTCGATCCGCAACGGCCGAGCGAGCTTGAGCGCATCCTGGAAGAGGATGATTTTCCAGCAGATTTTCTCGACCGGGCGGAGCGGTTGCAAAGGACGATTCTTGCCTCGGGCATCAGCAAATATGGCGTTGCGCGCAAAGCAGTCGCGCGTCCCGCCGGATCGCGGCGGCATGTCCTGGTCACCGGGCAGGTCGAAGACGATCGATCCGTATTGACGGGTGGCGCCGATGTCGGCGGCAATCTGGGCCTGTTGCAGCGCGTGCGCGCCGAAGAGCCTGACGCCTTCATCATCTATAAACCACATCCCGACATATTGGCCGGACATCGCAAGGGGGCCGTGCCTGCGACGCAGGCCGCCGAATATGTGGATCTGATCATCGAGGATGCGCCGATATCGGCAATGCTGGACATGGTTGACAGCGTGCACGTGATGACATCGCTTGCCGGATTCGAAGCGTTGATCCGTGGCAAGGCAGTGACGACGCATGGCGTGCCATTTTATGCGGGATGGGGACTGACGCGGGATTTGGGAGTTGTTCCGGCGCGGCGCACACGTCATCGCAGCATCATGGAATTAATTGCCGCTGTATTGCTCGTCTATCCTCGCTATGTGGATCCCATGACGCGATTACCTTGTCCGCCCGAGATATTGATCGAACGCCTTGTCGCCGGCGTGCGGCGGCAGAGCTGGCCCACGGTGACGTTTCGGCGGCTGCAGGGGGCTGTGATGCGCCGTATTTCAAGGGTGGCCGCGGCATGA
- a CDS encoding capsule biosynthesis protein: protein MKLVEFPTRSFLFLQGPPGPFFAMLGEELRARGCKVHRINLNGGDRSDWLEGGVDYRGRLSRWPIYVDRFLREHNITDIMLYGDCRPMHLAAHGIAKLRGVNIHVLEEGYIRPDWMTLEPDGVNGRSNLSRDPNWFLEQARTLPPVPSLPPITASFRRRAYDSYWHYHRIVTGRLRFPFYRPHRPGSILLDGLGWLNRFRLAKRRARQAEATLAAIEGKDYFLFPLQLTADYQIRAHSPFGDMKTAAEYVMESFAKCAPPGVKLVIKEHPLDSTFFNWRAFTEKMARRLGCADRILHIDGGDLGAMSTASCGMVCVNSTSGTLALAGGKPVIVLGDAIYDIRGLTDQGTLDAFWNAPRAPDPAIFDAFHRVLADRCLVRGGLASMSATEILLAGVIDRLFGIQGLAVKRDDADGEDRHAVSITARPGRGLGQGIQPGVDTDEMFWPSRRPIADHAA from the coding sequence ATGAAGCTCGTCGAATTTCCCACGCGTTCCTTTTTGTTTCTGCAGGGACCGCCAGGCCCGTTTTTTGCGATGCTGGGCGAAGAGCTGCGCGCACGCGGCTGCAAGGTACACCGCATCAATCTGAACGGTGGCGACCGGAGCGATTGGCTCGAAGGCGGGGTCGATTATCGGGGGCGGTTGTCGCGATGGCCGATCTATGTGGATCGTTTCCTGCGCGAACATAATATCACCGACATCATGCTCTATGGCGATTGCCGGCCGATGCATCTGGCCGCGCACGGGATCGCCAAATTGCGCGGCGTGAACATCCACGTCCTGGAGGAAGGCTATATCCGGCCCGACTGGATGACGCTGGAGCCTGATGGTGTTAACGGGCGATCCAACCTGTCGCGGGATCCCAACTGGTTCCTCGAACAGGCACGGACATTGCCACCGGTGCCGAGTTTGCCGCCGATCACGGCCAGCTTCAGACGGCGCGCGTATGATTCCTATTGGCACTATCACCGCATCGTGACCGGGCGCCTGCGGTTTCCGTTCTACCGTCCGCATCGCCCCGGATCGATCCTCCTCGACGGCCTGGGCTGGCTCAACCGGTTCCGCCTGGCCAAGCGCCGCGCGCGGCAGGCCGAAGCGACATTGGCGGCGATCGAGGGCAAGGATTATTTCCTGTTCCCGCTGCAGCTGACCGCCGACTATCAGATTCGCGCGCATTCGCCGTTCGGCGACATGAAGACAGCGGCCGAATATGTGATGGAAAGCTTTGCCAAATGCGCGCCGCCGGGCGTGAAGCTGGTCATCAAGGAGCACCCGCTGGATTCCACCTTCTTCAACTGGCGGGCCTTTACGGAAAAAATGGCCCGGCGGCTGGGCTGCGCGGACCGGATACTCCATATCGACGGCGGCGATCTGGGGGCGATGTCGACCGCATCGTGCGGCATGGTCTGCGTCAACAGCACATCGGGCACCCTGGCGCTGGCCGGCGGGAAGCCGGTGATTGTGCTTGGCGATGCGATCTACGATATTCGCGGATTGACCGATCAGGGGACGCTTGATGCGTTCTGGAACGCACCGCGCGCGCCCGATCCCGCCATTTTCGATGCGTTCCACCGCGTGCTGGCCGATCGTTGCCTGGTGCGCGGCGGCCTTGCCAGCATGTCGGCCACCGAAATCCTTTTGGCCGGCGTCATCGACCGGCTGTTCGGTATTCAGGGGCTTGCGGTCAAACGAGACGATGCGGACGGCGAAGACAGGCATGCGGTGTCCATCACCGCGCGGCCCGGTCGCGGGCTAGGCCAGGGTATTCAGCCAGGCGTCGACACGGACGAAATGTTCTGGCCAAGTCGGCGCCCGATAGCCGACCATGCGGCTTAG
- a CDS encoding glycosyltransferase family 4 protein, translating into MTAQPDLLLDVSRLIWRAWAGRLPTGIDRVCLAYVAHYRKRARAVVQYRGNRRILSPALSVDLFASLLDANTPFRRSAIRHLLRSIWRWEPAPSGRGQIYLNVGHTGLDRPEYSASLAGTDVRPIYLLHDLIPLTHPEYCRAGEAARHARRVDTMLRTGTGIICNSQATLDELIAHAAAAGLTPPPASVAWLGATPLRHHEPAPAGGPPQFVMLGTIEGRKNHLLLLQIWVRLVHEMGAAAPNLLIIGKRGWECEQATALLDRATQLGGHVVELPRCTDAELSRHLHHAQALLFPSFAEGFGMPLVEALGHGTPVIASDLAVFRELAGAIPDYRDPLDGLGWRAAIEDYARPDSPARAAQLSRMVGYRAPTWPEHFVRVDAWLNTLA; encoded by the coding sequence ATGACCGCGCAGCCGGACCTGCTTCTCGACGTCAGCCGCCTGATCTGGCGCGCGTGGGCCGGGCGCCTGCCCACCGGGATCGATCGGGTGTGCCTGGCCTATGTCGCGCACTACAGGAAGCGCGCACGCGCCGTGGTTCAGTATCGCGGGAACCGACGAATATTGTCGCCGGCCTTGTCGGTCGACCTGTTCGCATCCCTGCTTGATGCGAACACCCCGTTCCGCCGCTCAGCCATCCGCCATCTGCTGCGATCGATCTGGCGGTGGGAACCGGCCCCGTCCGGCCGCGGCCAGATCTATCTGAACGTCGGACATACCGGGCTGGACCGGCCCGAATATTCGGCATCGCTTGCGGGCACCGATGTGCGGCCCATCTATCTGCTGCACGATCTGATTCCGCTTACCCATCCCGAATATTGCCGGGCCGGCGAAGCCGCCAGGCACGCCCGGCGGGTCGATACCATGCTGCGCACGGGCACCGGGATCATCTGCAACTCGCAAGCGACGCTGGATGAATTGATTGCCCACGCCGCCGCCGCCGGCCTCACACCGCCGCCGGCGTCAGTCGCGTGGCTTGGCGCAACGCCCCTTCGGCACCACGAACCGGCACCGGCCGGCGGGCCACCGCAATTCGTCATGCTCGGCACGATCGAAGGCCGCAAAAATCATCTGTTGCTGCTTCAGATCTGGGTACGGCTGGTCCATGAAATGGGGGCTGCCGCGCCCAATTTGTTAATCATCGGCAAGCGCGGCTGGGAATGCGAACAGGCAACGGCGCTTCTTGATCGCGCCACGCAACTGGGCGGGCACGTTGTGGAATTGCCGCGCTGCACCGATGCCGAACTCAGCCGGCATCTGCATCATGCGCAAGCGCTGCTCTTTCCTTCATTTGCCGAGGGCTTTGGCATGCCTCTGGTCGAAGCGCTCGGGCACGGAACACCCGTCATCGCCAGCGATCTCGCAGTGTTTCGTGAACTGGCCGGCGCCATTCCCGATTATCGCGATCCGCTGGACGGGCTCGGCTGGCGCGCGGCAATCGAGGATTATGCGCGGCCGGACAGCCCGGCCCGCGCCGCCCAGCTAAGCCGCATGGTCGGCTATCGGGCGCCGACTTGGCCAGAACATTTCGTCCGTGTCGACGCCTGGCTGAATACCCTGGCCTAG
- a CDS encoding fatty acid desaturase CarF family protein, giving the protein MRLNLFWVRLAFAAFLISLAINVGWMVIGFDWRVIPAAIAGWYLADMVSGIIHMYMDYRPCRPNMGLDRLYFYEGSRESAEYLQLRDATLGRIGPIERLVYDFKNHHPRPDALGRRSMLRQVGSTVLSASLPFSLLLNLANWHAPVPAWLAALLITFLIGGTFAQYFHGSLHRGDVPPVVRLMRRLHLLMTPAAHDLHHQTLQRDFATNCGWSNPILNTTFRALRRRGRLADAGLEP; this is encoded by the coding sequence ATGCGTCTCAACCTTTTCTGGGTCAGGCTGGCTTTTGCCGCCTTCCTCATCTCGCTGGCTATCAATGTCGGCTGGATGGTGATTGGGTTCGACTGGCGCGTGATCCCGGCCGCGATCGCCGGATGGTATCTTGCCGACATGGTCTCCGGCATCATCCACATGTACATGGATTACCGCCCCTGCCGGCCCAATATGGGGCTGGATCGGCTCTATTTTTACGAAGGCTCGCGCGAATCCGCCGAGTATCTTCAGCTGCGCGATGCCACGCTGGGCCGGATCGGGCCGATCGAACGGCTCGTCTATGATTTCAAGAATCACCATCCGCGCCCCGACGCGCTCGGCCGGCGATCGATGCTGCGCCAGGTCGGCTCGACCGTGCTGTCCGCCTCGCTGCCCTTTTCGCTGCTGCTCAATCTGGCCAACTGGCATGCGCCGGTTCCCGCCTGGCTGGCCGCATTGCTGATCACCTTCCTCATCGGCGGCACCTTCGCGCAATATTTCCACGGCTCGCTCCATCGCGGCGATGTCCCGCCAGTCGTCAGGCTGATGCGTCGCCTGCACCTGCTGATGACACCAGCCGCGCACGATTTGCACCACCAGACGCTGCAGCGCGATTTCGCGACAAATTGCGGCTGGTCCAACCCCATCCTCAACACCACCTTCCGCGCGCTGCGGCGCCGCGGCAGGCTGGCCGATGCGGGACTGGAACCCTGA
- the dnaN gene encoding DNA polymerase III subunit beta, which yields MKATIERATLLKSLSHVQSVVERRNTIPILSNVLIEAAAEGGLRLMATDLDLQIVETIEAAVDVAGATTVSAHTLFEIARKLPEGSQVELTAADGKMKIVAGRSNFNLPTLPRDDFPVIAEGELPTKFELPAATLRQIIDKTRFAISTEETRYYLNGIFLHVSDEAQPVLKAAATDGHRLARVTVARPDGAAGMPDVIIPRKCVAELRKLLDELDGSVEVTLSATKIRFGMGTAILTSKLIDGTFPDYSRVIPVANDKLLKLDPKSFMQGVDRVATIASEKTRAVKMTLDRDKITLSVTSPENGTAAEEVPGEYAADSFDIGFNARYLMDILAQIEGDLVEVHLADAAAPTLIRENDKASALYVLMPMRV from the coding sequence ATGAAGGCTACGATCGAGCGAGCGACGCTGTTGAAAAGCCTCAGCCACGTCCAGTCAGTGGTGGAACGGCGCAACACCATTCCCATCCTGTCGAACGTGCTGATCGAGGCCGCGGCCGAAGGCGGCCTGCGCCTGATGGCGACCGATCTGGATCTGCAGATCGTCGAAACGATCGAAGCTGCGGTCGACGTCGCCGGCGCGACCACGGTTTCCGCGCACACATTGTTCGAAATCGCGCGCAAGCTGCCCGAAGGTTCGCAGGTCGAACTGACGGCCGCCGACGGCAAGATGAAGATCGTCGCCGGGCGCTCGAACTTCAACCTGCCGACCTTGCCGCGCGATGACTTCCCGGTCATCGCCGAAGGCGAACTGCCGACCAAGTTCGAACTGCCGGCCGCAACCCTGCGCCAGATCATCGACAAGACCCGCTTCGCGATCTCGACCGAAGAAACCCGCTATTATCTGAACGGCATCTTCCTCCACGTCTCCGACGAAGCCCAGCCCGTGCTGAAGGCCGCGGCGACCGACGGCCACCGCCTTGCGCGCGTCACCGTCGCCCGCCCGGATGGCGCGGCTGGCATGCCCGACGTCATCATCCCGCGCAAATGCGTGGCGGAACTGCGCAAGCTGCTCGACGAACTCGACGGTTCGGTCGAAGTCACGCTGTCGGCCACCAAGATCCGGTTCGGCATGGGCACCGCGATCCTCACCTCGAAGCTGATCGACGGCACCTTCCCCGATTATTCGCGCGTGATTCCGGTCGCGAACGACAAGCTGCTCAAGCTCGATCCCAAGAGCTTCATGCAAGGCGTCGATCGCGTCGCCACGATCGCCAGCGAAAAGACCCGCGCGGTCAAGATGACGCTCGATCGCGACAAGATCACGCTGTCGGTCACCAGCCCGGAAAACGGCACCGCTGCCGAAGAGGTTCCCGGTGAATATGCCGCCGACAGCTTCGATATCGGCTTCAACGCGCGCTATCTGATGGATATCCTCGCCCAGATCGAAGGCGATCTGGTCGAAGTGCATCTGGCCGATGCTGCCGCTCCCACGCTGATTCGGGAAAATGACAAGGCATCGGCGCTGTACGTGCTGATGCCGATGCGCGTCTGA
- a CDS encoding outer membrane protein, with product MKRFAVAAVAAIALATPALAQDEATFTGFRVEGLIGYDVVSTPAISDQDGLLYGVGIGYDFNAGPVVLGVEADVTDSTTKIAGIVSDRDLYVGARVGTVVGQSLLYAKAGYTNARLESPVGNANFDGVRLGAGVEYALGGNMFLKGEYRYSNYEADLSRHQVVGGFGIRF from the coding sequence ATGAAGCGTTTCGCAGTCGCTGCCGTCGCAGCCATCGCCCTTGCCACGCCCGCGCTCGCGCAGGACGAAGCCACCTTCACCGGTTTCCGCGTTGAAGGCCTGATCGGCTATGACGTCGTCAGCACCCCGGCCATCAGCGACCAGGATGGTCTGCTTTATGGCGTCGGCATCGGCTATGATTTCAACGCCGGCCCGGTTGTCCTCGGCGTCGAAGCCGACGTGACCGATTCCACCACCAAGATCGCCGGCATCGTGTCCGATCGTGATCTGTATGTCGGCGCGCGCGTCGGCACGGTTGTCGGTCAGTCGCTGCTGTACGCAAAGGCCGGCTACACCAACGCCCGCCTCGAATCGCCGGTTGGCAACGCCAATTTCGATGGCGTCCGTCTCGGCGCCGGCGTCGAATACGCCCTCGGCGGCAACATGTTCCTCAAGGGCGAGTATCGCTACTCGAACTATGAAGCGGACCTGTCGCGCCATCAGGTTGTCGGCGGCTTCGGCATCCGCTTCTGA
- a CDS encoding outer membrane protein, translating to MRKVAIALLLASATAATPALAQDGASFAGPRVEGIVGWDRTQANGGRDDGVMYGIGAGYDFQRGNTVFGVEAEFTDSDAKDCVGAATLADPRLCAKAGRDLYVGGRAGMVVGGSTLLYAKAGYTNARYKASFDDGTGVLSDASNLDGVRLGAGAEYAVGPNSYVKAEYRYSNYQHGVERHQALAGFGFRF from the coding sequence ATGCGTAAAGTTGCAATCGCCCTCCTCCTCGCTTCTGCGACGGCTGCCACGCCGGCGCTGGCGCAGGACGGTGCCTCGTTCGCCGGTCCGCGCGTTGAGGGCATTGTCGGCTGGGATCGCACCCAGGCCAATGGCGGCCGCGATGACGGTGTGATGTACGGCATCGGCGCCGGCTATGATTTCCAGCGCGGCAACACCGTGTTCGGTGTCGAAGCCGAATTCACCGATTCCGATGCCAAGGATTGCGTCGGCGCCGCCACCCTTGCCGATCCGCGCCTGTGCGCCAAGGCTGGCCGTGACCTGTATGTCGGCGGTCGCGCCGGCATGGTCGTCGGCGGCTCGACGCTGCTCTACGCCAAGGCCGGCTACACCAACGCCCGTTACAAGGCCTCGTTCGACGATGGCACGGGCGTGCTCTCCGATGCCAGCAATCTCGATGGCGTTCGTCTCGGCGCCGGTGCGGAATATGCGGTTGGCCCCAATTCCTACGTGAAGGCCGAATATCGCTATTCCAACTACCAGCATGGCGTTGAACGTCACCAGGCGCTCGCCGGTTTCGGCTTCCGCTTCTGA
- a CDS encoding histidine phosphatase family protein: MGRTGGETGNRIFIARHGETVFNAARRIQGGHIHTPLTRAGFAQADAMGAALAAYLGDGPRPALWASDTGRALQTLAIIAEHLGQDWHQARTDARLGEIDMGAWGGRYYADIAAEGGPIFDRGSGLFVRQAPGGEWYGDIARRLRGWLDDTAQECGDRLAIMHGISGRVLRGLLTDIPVHPDHGAPLGDGLPQGSISMIVDGRETVIHTGDGHHTADRQGPA; this comes from the coding sequence ATGGGCAGGACGGGTGGCGAAACCGGCAATCGCATCTTCATCGCACGCCACGGCGAAACGGTATTCAATGCCGCGCGCCGCATCCAGGGCGGCCACATCCACACCCCGTTGACGCGTGCCGGTTTTGCGCAGGCGGATGCGATGGGCGCGGCGCTGGCCGCCTATCTGGGAGACGGGCCAAGACCGGCATTATGGGCGTCGGATACGGGCCGTGCGCTCCAGACGCTGGCGATCATCGCCGAACATCTGGGGCAGGACTGGCATCAGGCGCGCACCGATGCCCGACTGGGCGAAATCGATATGGGGGCATGGGGCGGGCGTTATTATGCGGATATCGCTGCTGAAGGCGGGCCGATCTTCGACCGCGGGAGCGGGCTGTTCGTCCGCCAGGCGCCGGGCGGGGAATGGTATGGCGATATTGCGCGCCGCCTGCGGGGGTGGCTTGATGACACCGCGCAAGAATGCGGGGATCGGCTGGCGATCATGCATGGGATTTCCGGCCGGGTGTTGCGGGGGCTGCTGACGGATATTCCGGTTCACCCGGACCATGGCGCACCGCTGGGCGATGGGCTGCCGCAAGGATCGATTTCGATGATCGTGGACGGACGCGAAACGGTGATCCACACAGGCGATGGGCATCACACAGCCGATAGGCAGGGGCCGGCATGA
- a CDS encoding invasion associated locus B family protein: MKTIAVMGLIALAAGPAAAAREPLGLFNGWAAFRDATPPRCYAIAEPVDAPAGGQWRPFAAIGHWPGRQIRGQFHIRLRAAKQTGVAVTLAIDDQHFTLVSGGADAWAPDARADAAIVAAIRGGSRMSVAVVAQDGRRVVDRYELRGAATAIDAAAIACARLG; this comes from the coding sequence ATGAAGACGATCGCCGTCATGGGGCTGATCGCCCTTGCCGCCGGGCCAGCCGCAGCGGCGCGCGAACCGCTGGGCCTGTTCAACGGCTGGGCGGCGTTTCGCGATGCGACGCCGCCGCGCTGTTATGCCATCGCCGAACCGGTGGATGCGCCGGCCGGCGGCCAGTGGCGCCCGTTCGCGGCGATTGGCCATTGGCCGGGGCGGCAGATACGCGGACAATTCCACATCCGGTTGCGGGCCGCCAAGCAGACGGGCGTCGCCGTCACGCTGGCGATCGACGATCAGCATTTCACGCTGGTTTCCGGCGGGGCGGATGCCTGGGCGCCGGATGCCCGCGCCGATGCGGCGATCGTGGCGGCGATTCGCGGCGGTTCGCGGATGAGCGTCGCGGTGGTGGCACAGGACGGCAGGCGTGTTGTCGATCGGTATGAGTTGCGCGGCGCAGCCACCGCGATCGACGCGGCCGCCATCGCGTGCGCCCGACTGGGTTGA